In the genome of Phlebotomus papatasi isolate M1 chromosome 2, Ppap_2.1, whole genome shotgun sequence, one region contains:
- the LOC129802669 gene encoding chromodomain-helicase-DNA-binding protein Mi-2 homolog has protein sequence MASDDEIESFTAEDAERQEFEGGGGGEASGDSDEALEKVRNDDDDDYEPEDGRKKKKGKKRKLKNERGKKKKKKKKNDSADESDYQHEEAAAGDSDYSTPKRGRKKRESEKRHATNPPSNSGASGSGGMPTVEEVCESFDITDIPIEYTEADFQNLVTYKMFQMHVRPILQKENPRVPMSKLMMLVGAKWREFTELNPNLQSEEGREEEEPAPPSPEYQPKPSRSRAKAEKAEEYVGEEDEEEDEEEQKVKKKRGRSGNSKKGKKSSGKVPTLKIKFGKRRHGSSDDEADGGSGGSERDSDVEFEKMLQKSEEQSPKRVEKAEEGGSAEPPVPAVRKKAKTKIGNKSKRKGKKTTNRFPDGEEGEQEHQDYCEVCQQGGEIILCDTCPRAYHLVCLDPELEEAPEGKWSCPHCEADGPVEQDEDEHQEFCRVCKDGGELLCCDSCPSAYHTFCLNPPLSEIPDGDWKCPRCSCPPLNGKVAKILTWRWTEEEAPSSEPSTSKKSRSVRRREYFVKWHERSYWHCDWVSELQLDVYHPLMFRYYTRKYDMEEPPKLEEMLDESDTRYKRILKHKGGKEDDDDLNLEERYYKYGVKPEWLIVHRVINHRTMRDGRTLYLVKWRDLAYDQTTWEEETEDIPGLKQAVEYYMDLRMACTQDSSVKRKGKKGRKSRTKELEDEDKFIPRRYTPPPDKPISDLKKKYDVQPQYISDTGMQLHSYQLEGINWLRYSWGQGIDTILADEMGLGKTIQTATFLYSLYKEGHCKGPFLVAVPLSTIINWEREFELWAPDFYCITYVGDKDSRAVIRENELSFEEGAVRSGRPSKFKAASMKFNVLLTSYELISIDAACLGSIDWAVLVVDEAHRLKSNQSKFFRILANYNIAYKLLLTGTPLQNNLEELFHLLNFLSKDKFNDLAAFQSEFADVSKEEQVKRLHEMLGPHMLRRLKADVLKNMPSKSEFIVRVELSPLQKKYYKFILTRNYEALNSKSGGGACSLLNVMMDLKKCCNHPYLFPSAAEEAPLGPGGGYELTSLMKAAGKLVLLSKMLKLLKEQGHRVLIFSQMTKMLDILEDYLEGEGYKYERIDGSITGALRQEAIDRFNAPGAAQFVFLLSTRAGGLGINLATADTVIIYDSDWNPHNDIQAFSRAHRIGQANKVMIYRFVTRNSVEERVTQVAKRKMMLTHLVVRPGMGGKGANFTKQELDDILRFGTEELFKEDEGKEEEAIHYDDKAVAELLDRSNRGIEEKESWANEYLSSFKVASYATKEENEEEVDTEIIKQEAENSDPAYWVKLLRHHYEQHQEDLGRTLGKGKRVRKQVNYTDGGVVATESREDTNWQENVSDYNSDFSAGSDEDKEDDDFDEKNENADLSRRSKRRMERKEDRDRPLPPLLARVGGNIEVLGFNARQRKSFLNAIMRYGMPPQDAFNSQWLVRDLRGKSERNFKAYVSLFMRHLCEPGTDNADTFADGVPREGLSRQHVLTRIGVMSLIRKKVQEFEHINGYYSMPELIRKPCEPVKPIVINDGEKSATTSTSATPATSAAASPIPQGDKDQEKEDKEKVEKDEEKVDDKKSDTKDVKEETKSPDDAQEKPSEKKEDSAEESDAKESKDIKSEESVKQETPAESAEETEKSSEPEVKATDGVKSEVPTTKKEEDDDVVVVKDDYESEKKDEKESKIDENLEVHKRNFMFNIADGGFTELHTLWLNEEKAAVPGREYEIWHRRHDYWLLAGIVTHGYGRWQDIQNDIRFAIINEPFKMDVGKGNFLEIKNKFLARRFKLLEQALVIEEQLRRAAYLNLTQDPNHPAMSLNARFAEVECLAESHQHLSKESLAGNKPANAVLHKVLNQLEELLSDMKSDVSRLPATLARIPPVAQRLQMSERSILSRLAATAGNVPNAAQNMPQFPTGFQGAALTSFGGPGSNFGNFRPQFSVPGQPTTGFPTSQ, from the exons ATGGCGTCTGACGATGAAATTGAGTCGTTCACCG CCGAAGACGCCGAACGGCAGGAGTTCGAGGGCGGAGGCGGCGGTGAGGCGTCCGGGGACTCCGATGAGGCTCTGGAAAAAGTGAGGAAT GACGATGACGATGACTACGAACCGGAGGACggaaggaagaagaagaaggggaAGAAGCGAAAGTTGAAGAATGAGCGtgggaagaagaagaaaaagaagaagaagaatgataGTGCAGATGAAAGTGATTATCAGCATGAGGAGGCTGCAGCCGGAGATTCGGACTATTCGACACCAAAGCGTGGTCGGAAGAAGCGTGAAAGTGAGAAGCGTCATGCGACAAATCCACCATCGAATTCGGGAGCTTCGGGATCAGGAGGAATGCCGACGGTGGAGGAAGTTTGTGAATCCTTTGACATCACGGACATTCCTATTGAGTACACCGAAGCGGATTTCCAGAATCTTGTGACTTACAAGATGTTCCAGATGCACGTGAGACCGATTCTGCAGAAGGAAAACCCAAGGGTGCCCATGTCGAAGCTGATGATGCTTGTTGGGGCAAAATGGAGGGAATTCACGGAACTCAATCCGAATTTGCAGAGTGAGGAGGGGAGAGAAGAGGAGGAACCAGCACCACCATCACCAGAGTATCAGCCCAAGCCGAGTCGTAGTCGGGCTAAGGCTGAGAAGGCGGAAGAGTATGTGGGTGAGGAGGATGAGGAAGAAGATGAGGAGGAGCAGAAGGTGAAGAAGAAACGTGGAAGATCGGGTAACAGTAAGAAGGGGAAGAAATCTTCGGGGAAGGTGCCGACGTTGAAGATTAAATTTGGCAAGAGACGCCATGGGAGTTCCGATGATGAGGCTGATGGAGGATCAGGAGGTTCTGAGAGGGATTCTGATGTGGAATTTGAGAAGATGCTGCAGAAGTCAGAGGAACAGAGTCCGAAGCGTGTGGAGAAGGCTGAAGAGGGAGGATCTGCTGAACCACCTGTTCCGGCTGTCCGGAAGAAGGCTAAAACGAAGATTGGGAATAAGTCCAAGAGGAAGGGCAAGAAGACTACCAATCGTTTTCCGGATGGCGAAGAGGGAGAGCAGGAGCATCAGGATTACTGTGAAGTTTGTCAGCAGGGCGGAGAAATTATTCTCTGTGACACTTGCCCACGAGCCTACCATCTGGTCTGTCTGGATCCGGAACTTGAGGAGGCGCCCGAGGGCAAGTGGTCGTGTCCCCACTGTGAGGCTGATGGACCCGTGGAGCAGGATGAGGATGAACATCAGGAGTTCTGCAGAGTGTGCAAAGATGGTGGAGAACTTCTCTGCTGCGATTCGTGCCCATCGGCCTATCACACTTTCTGTCTCAATCCGCCCCTGTCGGAGATTCCCGATGGCGATTGGAAGTGTCCCAGATGCAGTTGCCCACCGCTCAATGGGAAAGTGGCTAAGATACTCACGTGGCGCTGGACTGAAGAAGAAGCTCCGTCGTCAGAGCCAAGTACTTCCAAGAAGTCACGCAGTGTGAGACGCCGGGAGTACTTTGTCAAGTGGCACGAGAGGAGTTACTGGCATTGTGACTGGGTGTCGGAGCTCCAGCTGGATGTCTATCATCCTCTCATGTTCAG ATACTATACGCGCAAGTATGACATGGAGGAGCCACCGAAGTTAGAAGAAATGCTTGATGAGTCTGACACGAGGTACAAGAGGATTCTGAAGCATAAAGGTGGCAAGGAAGACGATGACGATCTCAATCTGGAAGAGCGTTACTACAAGTACGGCGTGAAGCCGGAATGGTTGATTGTCCACCGAGTGATCAACCATCGAACTATGCGCGATGGCAGAACGCTGTATTTAGTAAAGTGGCGTGATTTGGCGTACGACCAGACGACCTGGGAGGAAGAGACTGAGGATATTCCCGGGTTGAAGCAGGCCGTTGAGTACTACATGGATTTGAGGATGGCTTGCACTCAGGATTCTTCGGTTAAGCGAAAGGGCAAGAAGGGTCGCAAGAGTAGGACAAAGGAGTTGGAAGATGAAGATAAATTCATCCCACGAAGATATACTCCGCCTCCGGATAAGCCAATTTCGGACCTCAAGAAGAAATACGATGTTCAGCCTCAGTATATTTCGGATACGGGCATGCAATTGCATTCGTATCAGTTGGAGGGAATTAATTGGTTGAGATACAGCTGGGGACAGGGTATTGATACCATTTTGGCAGATGAAATGGGTCTGGGGAAGACCATTCAGACAGCAACATTTCTGTATTCACTGTACAAGGAGGGCCACTGCAAAGGACCATTCCTTGTGGCTGTTCCGTTGTCCACGATTATCAACTGGGAGCGAGAGTTTGAATTGTGGGCTCCGGATTTCTACTGCATCACCTATGTGGGAGATAAGGATTCCCGGGCAGTGATTAGAGAGAATGAACTTTCATTTGAGGAGGGAGCTGTTAGATCTGGACGTCCGTCGAAATTCAAAGCAGCTAGCATGAAATTTAACGTTTTGCTCACGAGTTATGAATTGATTTCAATTGATGCTGCTTGCTTGGGGAGTATCGATTGGGCTGTTCTGGTCGTCGATGAAGCTCACAGGTTGAAGAGCAATCAGAGTAAATTCTTCAGAATTCTGGCCAACTACAACATTGCCTACAAACTTCTGCTGACTGGAACTCCGTTGCAGAATAATTTGGAAGAATTGTTCCATCTGCTGAACTTCCTGTCAAAGGACAAATTCAACGATTTGGCTGCTTTCCAGAGTGAATTTGCCGATGTTTCCAAGGAGGAACAG GTTAAGCGTCTGCATGAGATGCTAGGACCTCATATGTTGCGTCGTCTGAAGGCTGATGTCCTGAAGAATATGCCATCAAAGTCAGAATTTATTGTGCGAGTTGAATTGTCGCCACTTCAAAAGAAATACTACAAATTTATCCTTACGAGAAACTACGAAGCGTTGAATTCAAAGAGCGGTGGCGGAGCTTGTTCCCTCCTCAATGTCATGATGGATTTGAAGAAGTGCTGCAATCATCCCTATCTGTTTCCATCGGCTGCCGAGGAAGCACCACTTGGACCTGGTGGTGGCTATGAACTTACGAGTTTGATGAAGGCTGCCGGAAAGCTCGTTCTTCTGTCGAAGATGCTGAAGTTGCTGAAGGAACAGGGCCATAGAGTGTTGATTTTCTCCCAAATGACCAAAATGTTGGATATCCTGGAGGATTATCTCGAGGGAGAGGGGTACAAGTATGAGAGAATTGATGGATCAATTACTGGTGCACTGCGTCAGGAGGCTATTGATCGTTTCAATGCACCAGGAGCGGcacaatttgtatttttgctgTCAACACGAGCTGGTGGTTTGGGAATTAATCTTGCAACTGCAGATACTGTTATTATTTATGATTCTGATTGGAATCCTCACAATGATATTCAGGCATTTTCACGTGCTCATCGTATTGGGCAGGCAAATAAAGTGATGATCTATCGATTTGTCACGAGGAATTCGGTGGAGGAACGTGTGACACAGGTGGCTAAGAGGAAGATGATGTTGACACATTTGGTTGTGCGTCCGGGAATGGGTGGAAAAGGTGCCAATTTTACCAAACAAGAATTGGATGATATCTTGCGATTTGGCACGGAGGAATTGTTCAAGGAGGACGAAGGCAAGGAAGAAGAAGCTATTCACTATGATGATAAAGCTGTAGCTGAATTATTGGATAGATCAAATCGGGGAATTGAGGAGAAAGAAAGTTGGGCCAATGAGTATTTGTCATCATTCAAAGTGGCATCGTATGCGACAAAAGAGGAGAATGAAGAAGAAGTTGATACGGAAATTATTAAGCAAGAAGCTGAAAATTCTGATCCTGCGTACTGGGTGAAATTGCTAAGGCATCACTATGAGCAACATCAGGAAGATTTGGGACGTACCCTTGGGAAGGGGAAACGTGTGAGGAAACAGGTAAATTATACAGATGGTGGTGTTGTTGCGACAGAATCCAGGGAAGATACAAATTGGCAGGAGAATGTTTCGGACTACAATTCGGACTTTTCAGCTGGAAGTGACGAAGACAAGGAAGATGATGATTTTGATGAGAAGAATGAAAATGCCGATCTCAGTAGGCGGAGTAAGAGGCGTATGGAACGCAAAGAGGACAGAGATCGTCCACTGCCGCCTCTATTGGCAAGAGTTGGAGGTAATATTGAAGTTTTGGGCTTCAATGCGAGACAGAGAAAGAGTTTTCTCAATGCTATCATGCGTTATGGAATGCCACCGCAGGATGCATTCAATTCGCAATGGCTCGTGCGGGATTTGAGGGGAAAGAGTGAGAGGAATTTCAAGGCGTACGTATCACTGTTCATGAGACATCTGTGTGAACCTGGTACTGACAATGCTGACACCTTTGCCGATGGTGTTCCCAGGGAAGGTCTCAGTAGGCAACATGTTCTCACGCGAATTGGTGTTATGAGTCTCATAAGGAAGAAAGTTCAGGAGTTTGAGCACATCAACGGATACTACAGTATGCCGGAATTGATAAGGAAACCCTGTGAACCGGTTAAGCCCATTGTGATCAATGATGGTGAAAAGAGTGCAACTACGAGTACAAGTGCAACACCGGCAACATCAGCAGCTGCAAGTCCTATTCCGCAGGGTGATAAGGATCAGGAGAAGGAAGACAAGGAGAAAGTGGAAAAGGACGAGGAGAAGGTGGATGATAAGAAATCTGACACAAAGGATGTCAAAGAGGAGACAAAATCCCCCGATGATGCACAAGAGAAACCATCAGAAAAGAAAGAAGATTCAGCAGAAGAATCCGATGCGAAGGAATCAAAAGACATCAAATCCGAAGAGTCCGTTAAGCAAGAAACCCCAGCAGAGAGTGCTGAAGAAACAGAGAAGTCCTCAGAGCCAGAAGTTAAAGCAACAGACGGGGTTAAGAGTGAGGTGCCGACAACAAAGAAGGAAGAAGATGATGATGTTGTTGTGGTCAAGGATGACTATGAAAGTGAAAAGAAGGATGAAAAAGAATCAAAGATTGATGAGAATCTCGAGGTGCACAAGAGAAATTTCATGTTTAACATTGCCGATGGTGGTTTCACCGAACTCCATACACTCTGGCTCAATGAGGAGAAGGCAGCTGTGCCAGGGCGTGAATATGAAATCTGGCACAGACGTCACGATTACTGGCTATTGGCAGGAATTGTGACACATGGATATGGACGATGGCAAGATATTCAGAATGACATTCGATTTGCCATTATCAATGAACCCTTCAAGATGGACGTTGGAAAGGGTAATTTTCTggagattaaaaataaatttctagcTAGGCGTTTTAAATTGCTGGAACAGGCATTGGTGATTGAGGAACAACTACGTCGTGCTGCCTATCTCAATCTGACGCAGGATCCAAATCATCCAGCTATGTCACTCAATGCACGCTTTGCGGAAGTTGAGTGTCTGGCTGAGAGTCATCAGCATCTCAGTAAGGAATCCCTGGCGGGCAATAAACCGGCCAATGCGGTGCTACATAAGGTGCTCAATCAGCTGGAGGAACTCCTGTCAGATATGAAGAGTGATGTATCACGCCTTCCGGCTACACTGGCTAGAATTCCACCGGTGGCCCAGCGTTTGCAAATGTCTGAGCGTTCTATACTCTCCCGTCTGGCTGCTACTGCAGGCAATGTACCCAATGCAG CACAAAATATGCCCCAGTTCCCAACTGGATTTCAAGGAGCAGCATTGACGTCATTTGGCGGTCCAGGAAGCAACTTTGGTAACTTCAGACCACAGTTTTCCGTTCCCGGACAACCAACAACGGGATTCCCCACATCTCAG
- the LOC129802668 gene encoding protein RER1 → MMEGEAPSRNIVSQFFIRISQLYQLQLDRLTPHTRIRWGGAVFLIFLFLLRVFTKQGWYIVTYALGIYHLNLFIAFLTPKIDPALDLDDDQGPELPTHAKEEFRPFIRRLPEFKFWYAVAKSTVIGIICTFFEVFNVPVFWPILVMYFITLFCITMKRQIKHMIKYRYLPFTHSKPRYQRVPETQ, encoded by the exons ATGATGGAAGGAGAGGCTCCCAGTAGAAATATTGTATCTCAATTCTTCATCAGAATATCTCAG CTCTATCAACTCCAACTCGACCGGTTGACTCCGCACACGAGAATCCGATGGGGCGGTGCTGTTTTCCTCATTTTCCTCTTTCTGCTGCGCGTCTTCACCAAGCAGGGATGGTACATTGTCACATATGCCTTGGGCATCTACCACCTCAACCTCTTTATTGCATTTCTAACGCCTAAAATTGATCCAGCGCTGGATTTAGACG ATGATCAAGGACCAGAATTGCCAACACATGCCAAAGAGGAATTTCGTCCGTTCATCCGGCGATTACCGGAATTTAAATTTTGGTATGCAGTGGCCAAGAGCACTGTCATTGGCATCATTTGTACCTTCTTCGAGGTGTTCAACGTGCCAGTGTTCTGGCCAATTCTCGTCATGTACTTCATCACACTCTTCTGCATAACGATGAAGAGACAGATTAAG cacATGATAAAGTACAGATATTTGCCGTTTACACATAGTAAACCGCGCTATCAGAGAGTTCCGGAGACACAGTGA